The following coding sequences are from one Methanosarcina sp. WWM596 window:
- the yciH gene encoding stress response translation initiation inhibitor YciH — translation MSSGMCPVCGLPKELCICEEVAKEQQRITVKVNRRRYGKEVTVVEGFDASEIDLHELSTYLKSKFACGGTVKGNTVELQGNHLTRMKEVLMEKGFSAEQIKN, via the coding sequence ATGAGCAGCGGAATGTGCCCGGTATGCGGGCTTCCTAAAGAACTTTGCATATGCGAAGAGGTTGCAAAAGAGCAACAGCGAATCACTGTGAAAGTAAACAGAAGGAGATATGGTAAGGAAGTCACTGTTGTAGAAGGTTTTGATGCAAGTGAAATTGACCTTCATGAATTATCCACCTATCTTAAATCCAAATTTGCATGCGGCGGTACAGTAAAAGGAAACACGGTAGAACTTCAAGGCAACCACCTGACCCGCATGAAAGAAGTCCTCATGGAAAAGGGTTTCTCTGCTGAACAAATTAAGAATTAA
- a CDS encoding cyclase family protein: MLKIKGGFILPEFFDVSLPITEEMVIYPGNPKPSIRRYASVPQDKVNESILTLGSHTGTHVDSRLHLRNGREGTASLPLESFYGKCRVFDLANVEEEIHRQDLEGFNIGEGDIVLLKTSNSMLGYMKFKEDFVHLKMDAAEYLVTAGVKTLGFDYLSVKKFGEDDEVHELLLDNMTLFEGLNLTGVPEGEYTFLGLPLNIDTDGAPARVILVRELPR, from the coding sequence TTGCTTAAGATTAAAGGGGGTTTTATTCTGCCAGAGTTTTTTGATGTTTCACTGCCTATTACGGAAGAAATGGTTATATATCCCGGAAATCCGAAGCCTTCGATCCGGAGGTACGCTTCGGTCCCACAGGATAAGGTAAACGAGTCTATTCTAACCCTGGGAAGCCACACAGGCACTCATGTGGATTCAAGGCTACATCTACGAAACGGGAGGGAGGGTACTGCATCTCTGCCTCTTGAGAGTTTTTATGGGAAATGCAGGGTTTTTGACCTGGCTAACGTGGAAGAGGAAATCCACAGACAGGATCTTGAGGGCTTTAATATCGGGGAAGGGGACATAGTCCTCCTCAAGACCAGCAACTCAATGCTGGGGTATATGAAATTCAAAGAGGATTTCGTTCATCTTAAAATGGATGCAGCTGAATATCTTGTCACGGCTGGGGTTAAAACCCTCGGGTTTGACTACCTGAGCGTTAAAAAGTTTGGGGAAGATGATGAGGTGCATGAACTTCTGCTTGATAACATGACTCTATTTGAAGGCCTGAACCTTACCGGTGTGCCTGAAGGAGAATACACCTTTCTGGGCTTGCCCCTTAACATAGATACGGATGGGGCTCCGGCCAGGGTCATACTTGTAAGGGAATTACCCAGATAA
- a CDS encoding ATP-binding protein, with the protein MSGIILDIVELLLTAEIYNRYPELDVNDLPKNIRKSYWNSTEKTVPKPIIASYVRIEKLYGIKDIEKSVKNVPFITIDRAHFELRLSAFELAAEWLEKQEGSQERIENNPVLAYYFGEIRKDEATDYAAAKAKIRPKEVDREWIESLIAEIKKEDKSEEMLKLVVIIAPEDVKQKVRDLVLTEEQEDEIEKIMKAIKHREYLRDIGLHDIGKLLFVGPPGTGKTSVARALSEQLSIPFVEVKLSMITDQYLGETAKNIDRVFLLAKKLNPCILFIDELDFVAKARTSDENAAIKRAVNTLLKAIDEISLVEHGVLLIAATNHPRMLDSAAWRRFDEIVHFPLPDLEMRKNILDIVTRHIEGDFDTQEIAVLTESYSGSDLRMVIREAVLSALLEERKVLTQEDLLEAVKSFDERADLKSDDYKGKNPS; encoded by the coding sequence ATGTCAGGCATTATACTAGACATCGTAGAGCTACTGCTGACCGCAGAGATCTATAACCGCTATCCAGAACTGGATGTGAATGACCTCCCCAAAAATATTCGGAAAAGTTACTGGAACAGCACAGAAAAAACGGTTCCCAAACCCATAATAGCTTCATATGTCAGGATTGAAAAACTATATGGGATCAAAGATATCGAAAAAAGTGTAAAAAATGTACCTTTCATAACCATTGACAGGGCTCACTTTGAACTCCGCTTGAGCGCATTTGAACTTGCCGCAGAATGGCTTGAAAAACAGGAAGGTTCTCAGGAGAGGATCGAAAATAATCCTGTCCTCGCGTATTATTTCGGAGAAATCAGGAAGGATGAAGCTACAGACTATGCAGCTGCAAAAGCAAAGATTAGGCCAAAGGAAGTCGACAGGGAATGGATAGAATCTCTTATAGCTGAAATCAAGAAAGAAGACAAGAGCGAAGAAATGCTCAAGCTCGTTGTCATTATCGCTCCTGAAGACGTCAAACAGAAAGTCAGGGACCTTGTGCTCACCGAGGAACAGGAAGACGAAATTGAAAAAATTATGAAAGCCATCAAGCATAGGGAATACCTGCGGGATATCGGGCTGCATGATATAGGAAAACTCCTGTTTGTCGGGCCTCCTGGTACCGGAAAAACCTCTGTTGCCCGTGCACTTTCAGAACAGCTCTCAATTCCCTTTGTCGAGGTCAAGCTCTCAATGATCACAGACCAGTACCTTGGCGAGACTGCAAAAAATATAGACCGCGTTTTCCTGCTTGCAAAAAAACTGAATCCCTGCATTCTTTTCATAGATGAGCTGGACTTTGTTGCAAAAGCCAGGACTTCCGACGAAAACGCTGCAATCAAGAGGGCAGTCAATACTCTCCTGAAAGCTATAGATGAAATCAGTCTGGTAGAGCATGGAGTCCTTTTGATTGCTGCAACAAACCACCCTCGAATGCTTGACAGTGCGGCATGGAGGCGTTTTGATGAAATTGTCCATTTCCCTCTGCCTGACCTGGAGATGCGAAAAAATATCCTGGACATTGTGACTCGGCACATAGAGGGTGACTTTGATACACAAGAGATTGCGGTATTAACAGAAAGTTATTCGGGTTCTGACTTGCGTATGGTTATCAGGGAAGCTGTCCTGAGTGCTCTTCTGGAAGAACGCAAGGTACTCACCCAGGAGGATCTGCTAGAAGCAGTAAAGTCCTTTGATGAAAGGGCAGATCTCAAATCCGATGACTACAAAGGGAAGAATCCTTCATGA
- a CDS encoding MBL fold metallo-hydrolase produces MKITLLGTGDAVGTPKIGCKCPACVDAHEGGRSQRLRFSILVESDQGKFLIDTSPDLRQQFLRQRLSGIDGVIWTHGHYDHYAGFGEFYRVQNKVDVYGVRETLDYIDQYVSFLKPRYHYVKFYEPFELIGLEFTLFKVSHPPVETPAGVVIREGSTRVVVTSDTNPEIPEKSLEFMRNPDLLIADAIVPPHIHIKKHMNSEEAMELAQKLNAKEVVLTHLSHLFRPHHIESMFLPLGYDGQVFEF; encoded by the coding sequence ATGAAGATAACGCTGCTCGGGACCGGCGACGCTGTTGGTACTCCAAAAATTGGCTGTAAATGCCCTGCATGCGTCGACGCCCATGAAGGTGGAAGAAGCCAACGCCTTCGTTTCTCTATCCTTGTGGAGTCTGATCAGGGTAAATTTCTTATTGATACCAGCCCTGACCTCAGGCAGCAGTTCCTCAGGCAAAGGCTTTCGGGCATAGACGGGGTGATCTGGACACATGGGCATTACGACCACTACGCAGGCTTCGGGGAGTTTTACAGGGTTCAAAATAAAGTTGATGTCTATGGAGTTCGAGAAACACTGGATTACATAGACCAATACGTTTCTTTCCTGAAACCCAGGTACCACTACGTAAAATTCTATGAACCTTTCGAATTGATCGGGCTTGAGTTCACTCTTTTTAAAGTTTCCCACCCACCGGTAGAAACCCCTGCAGGCGTTGTTATCCGTGAGGGGAGTACCAGAGTCGTGGTCACAAGTGATACGAACCCTGAGATTCCTGAAAAAAGCCTGGAGTTTATGAGGAACCCGGATCTTCTTATTGCAGATGCTATCGTTCCTCCGCACATCCATATTAAAAAGCATATGAATTCGGAAGAGGCTATGGAACTTGCTCAAAAGCTCAACGCTAAAGAAGTGGTTCTGACCCACCTCAGCCACCTTTTCCGCCCACATCACATAGAATCAATGTTTTTACCTCTGGGATATGACGGGCAGGTCTTTGAGTTTTAA
- the purC gene encoding phosphoribosylaminoimidazolesuccinocarboxamide synthase, whose translation MKREQLYSGKAKTIYATDNPDTFIAEFRNSLTAFNGEKKGEMERKGYYNAQISKKIFEMLEASGIKTHFVSMLSDIDMLVKKVEIIKIEVIVRNIAAGSITKKYPMKEGTIFEFPVLVFDFKSDEYGDPMLNDDIAVALGVATREELATLRELALRINELLVPYLDEKGILLPDFKLEFGRRDGEIILADEISCDTCRFWDKKTGQSMDKDVFRFDKGDISKAYEDVARRIVPEIFE comes from the coding sequence ATGAAAAGAGAACAGCTCTATTCAGGGAAAGCAAAGACTATCTATGCGACAGATAATCCCGACACCTTTATCGCCGAATTCCGAAACAGCCTAACCGCGTTCAACGGAGAAAAGAAAGGCGAGATGGAAAGGAAGGGTTACTACAATGCCCAGATCTCAAAAAAGATATTTGAGATGCTGGAAGCCAGCGGAATAAAAACACATTTTGTCAGCATGCTTTCTGACATCGATATGCTTGTAAAGAAAGTAGAAATCATAAAGATCGAGGTAATTGTCAGAAACATTGCCGCGGGCTCCATTACAAAGAAATACCCTATGAAAGAAGGTACTATTTTCGAGTTCCCGGTTCTTGTCTTTGATTTCAAAAGCGACGAGTACGGAGATCCCATGCTGAATGATGACATCGCTGTTGCGCTTGGTGTTGCAACACGCGAAGAACTTGCTACACTCCGGGAACTTGCTCTCAGGATCAACGAGTTACTTGTGCCCTATCTCGACGAAAAAGGAATCCTGCTTCCAGACTTCAAACTTGAGTTTGGAAGAAGGGACGGGGAGATTATCCTTGCTGATGAAATTTCCTGCGACACCTGTCGTTTCTGGGACAAGAAAACCGGGCAGTCCATGGATAAAGATGTCTTCAGGTTTGACAAAGGCGACATTTCCAAAGCTTATGAAGACGTTGCCCGGCGCATTGTACCCGAGATATTTGAATGA
- a CDS encoding metallophosphoesterase, with product MPLEITPILEEPALIARNTETALVIADIHLGIEWDLCRSGIHLPSRIKARLDRVLGYIQTCSPDRIVLLGDVKHNVPQISWQEKDEIPHFLETLAEHAHVEIFPGNHDGGIEYLFSRQKDIRVHPVRGEVIDGVGYFHGHTWPAPELLATPHVITAHNHPTVRFTDTFGYSIVEPVWIRTRFNVETLKTRFGNLDFENKSDWADPEIFIMPAFNELCGGVPFNESTQEDLLGPVFSSGGIELENAEVYLLDGTRLGLLRNIRKLQHTRARSKTRGWKRNSKSQL from the coding sequence ATGCCCCTTGAAATCACCCCAATTCTTGAAGAACCTGCCCTCATCGCCAGGAACACGGAAACTGCACTGGTAATTGCCGACATCCACCTCGGAATCGAATGGGATCTCTGCAGGAGTGGAATTCATTTACCGAGTCGGATCAAAGCCCGACTGGACCGGGTTCTGGGATATATACAAACGTGTTCTCCTGACCGGATAGTGCTCCTTGGGGATGTAAAGCATAATGTCCCTCAGATCTCCTGGCAGGAAAAGGATGAGATTCCGCACTTTCTAGAAACGCTTGCAGAACATGCGCATGTGGAGATATTCCCGGGAAACCATGATGGGGGAATTGAATATCTTTTCAGCAGACAGAAGGATATAAGGGTTCATCCTGTACGTGGTGAAGTCATTGACGGAGTAGGGTACTTTCACGGGCATACCTGGCCTGCCCCTGAACTGCTTGCCACCCCCCACGTAATTACTGCCCATAACCACCCCACAGTTCGTTTTACCGATACCTTCGGGTATTCTATAGTTGAACCTGTCTGGATCAGGACCAGATTCAACGTGGAAACCCTGAAAACTCGCTTTGGAAATCTTGATTTTGAAAACAAGAGTGATTGGGCAGACCCTGAGATATTTATTATGCCTGCTTTTAATGAGCTCTGCGGAGGCGTGCCCTTTAACGAGTCAACTCAGGAAGATCTTCTGGGTCCGGTTTTTTCTTCAGGGGGGATTGAACTTGAAAATGCCGAAGTTTATCTACTTGATGGGACAAGGCTAGGACTGCTCAGGAACATCCGCAAATTGCAGCATACCAGAGCCAGAAGCAAAACCAGGGGTTGGAAACGTAACTCTAAAAGTCAATTATGA
- a CDS encoding transcriptional regulator, with product MKTTCEIMVQKVLPAIRAELSRAMIFEHGCTQQDVADILELSRAAVSQYVSEKRGAEVDFSEETQKEIRKFASVLLSGGLSSQEKVDGMCSICSFVQKSGWLYRNAPEAKTCIICKDMNER from the coding sequence ATGAAAACAACATGCGAAATTATGGTACAAAAAGTCTTGCCTGCAATCAGGGCTGAACTTTCACGGGCAATGATTTTCGAGCATGGATGTACGCAGCAGGATGTAGCAGATATCCTTGAGCTTTCAAGAGCTGCAGTATCCCAGTACGTGAGCGAAAAACGTGGGGCTGAAGTTGATTTCTCGGAGGAGACCCAGAAAGAAATTCGGAAATTTGCATCAGTACTCTTAAGTGGCGGATTATCATCTCAGGAAAAAGTAGACGGGATGTGCAGCATATGCAGTTTTGTTCAGAAATCCGGCTGGCTGTACAGAAATGCTCCTGAAGCTAAAACATGCATCATCTGTAAGGATATGAACGAAAGGTGA
- a CDS encoding transcriptional regulator encodes MNELIGFVNGNNVRQKVLSLLASKGEMEGKRVSKTLRVVYPTIAKTLEELEEKELITKKEDVYFLTETGIKVEKMVQQI; translated from the coding sequence ATGAACGAGTTAATAGGCTTTGTAAATGGAAATAACGTGAGGCAAAAAGTGCTCTCTCTGCTCGCCTCAAAAGGGGAAATGGAAGGAAAACGTGTCTCTAAAACTCTTCGGGTAGTATATCCCACCATAGCAAAGACTCTCGAGGAACTGGAAGAAAAAGAGCTGATCACAAAAAAAGAAGATGTTTACTTCCTGACCGAAACCGGAATTAAGGTAGAAAAAATGGTCCAGCAAATCTAA
- a CDS encoding C2H2-type zinc finger protein: protein MQEKEPVEKKKFECAVCQMTFATKEEYEKHMLEKH, encoded by the coding sequence TTGCAGGAAAAAGAGCCAGTCGAAAAAAAGAAGTTTGAATGTGCTGTGTGCCAGATGACCTTTGCAACAAAGGAAGAGTATGAAAAGCACATGCTCGAAAAACATTAG
- a CDS encoding deoxyribodipyrimidine photo-lyase → MNPKRIRAFKHGKPGDGPVVYWMSRDQRVKDNWALLFARAIAQEANVPVIVIFCLTEGFLGAGRRHYEFMLKGLQELEEALSREKIPFVFLRGNPEQKIPEFVTEYEVGALVTDFDPLRVKAEWVEKIIPEIEIPFFEVDAHNVVPCWEASPKQEYAAHTFRPKFYGHLSEFLEEFPELEPNFESIEIPSGYSIGDILSGTQETGIKSLLPEEISDKNKDPLFEPGHFKPGEKAARKVMESFLAERLDSYNTLRNDPTKNALSSLSPYLHFGQISAQRVVLEVEKAKSNPESKKAFLDEILVWKEIADNFCYYNPGYDSFESFPDWAKKSLNAHRDDRRTYIYTLEEFNAGKTHDPLWNASQMELLRTGKMHSYMRMYWAKKILEWSESPEKALEIAIFLNDRYELDGRDPNGYAGISWSIGGVHDRAWREREVIGKIRYMSYEGCKRKFDVDAYIARYPVERAPEK, encoded by the coding sequence ATGAACCCAAAACGCATCCGGGCTTTCAAACATGGAAAACCAGGAGACGGGCCTGTTGTTTATTGGATGAGCCGCGATCAGAGAGTTAAAGACAACTGGGCTCTGCTCTTTGCGCGGGCAATAGCACAGGAGGCGAATGTCCCTGTAATTGTTATTTTCTGCCTGACTGAAGGGTTTTTGGGGGCAGGAAGAAGGCATTATGAATTCATGCTCAAAGGGCTGCAGGAACTTGAGGAAGCCCTTTCCCGGGAAAAGATTCCTTTTGTCTTTCTGCGAGGAAACCCGGAGCAAAAAATCCCGGAGTTTGTAACAGAGTATGAAGTGGGGGCTCTTGTTACAGATTTCGACCCGCTTCGAGTAAAGGCTGAATGGGTAGAAAAAATTATTCCTGAAATCGAAATCCCATTTTTTGAGGTTGATGCCCACAATGTCGTCCCATGCTGGGAAGCTTCTCCAAAACAGGAGTATGCTGCACATACTTTTCGGCCGAAGTTCTATGGGCACCTCTCCGAGTTTCTGGAGGAATTTCCGGAACTTGAACCGAACTTCGAATCTATTGAAATCCCATCAGGCTACAGTATAGGAGATATTTTATCCGGAACACAGGAAACCGGAATCAAATCCTTGCTTCCTGAGGAAATTTCCGATAAAAATAAGGATCCCCTTTTTGAGCCCGGGCATTTCAAACCCGGGGAAAAAGCTGCAAGAAAGGTGATGGAGAGTTTTCTTGCAGAGAGGCTTGATTCTTACAACACGCTAAGGAACGACCCGACAAAGAACGCGCTCTCAAGCCTTTCCCCTTACCTTCATTTCGGGCAGATCTCGGCGCAGAGGGTTGTGCTTGAGGTGGAAAAAGCAAAAAGTAACCCCGAATCAAAGAAAGCTTTCCTGGACGAGATCCTTGTATGGAAGGAGATTGCGGATAACTTCTGTTATTATAATCCCGGATATGACAGCTTTGAGAGCTTTCCGGATTGGGCAAAGAAGTCACTCAATGCCCACCGGGATGACCGGAGAACGTATATCTACACCCTTGAGGAATTCAACGCAGGAAAGACGCACGACCCACTCTGGAATGCAAGCCAGATGGAACTGCTCCGTACCGGGAAGATGCACAGCTATATGCGTATGTACTGGGCAAAAAAGATTCTGGAATGGAGCGAGTCTCCAGAAAAAGCCCTTGAAATCGCAATCTTCCTGAATGACAGATATGAACTGGATGGAAGAGACCCCAATGGCTATGCCGGAATTTCCTGGAGTATAGGAGGCGTTCATGACCGGGCTTGGAGGGAGAGAGAAGTGATCGGAAAAATCAGATATATGAGTTATGAGGGCTGCAAAAGGAAATTCGATGTAGATGCCTATATAGCCAGATATCCTGTTGAAAGGGCACCTGAAAAATAA
- a CDS encoding Nre family DNA repair protein: MKDILCIKCKGKGLCGRPRCPILEKFKSLQSISPVISGDSIFGASPPALFVGSYGYPRVSAGPLIPPSSTENEVLLLEDPSAWGNMQIEDIISMRSRMVRANTSLHIKDARSKENPLLAKAQELALSRKPVDTEAWFFKAPKQELKFDAVLTPMGPSGLVKNFELTENPDVPKKVDYLVYDTDALAKDAVTELLKNNVSTEHITRLFSIGLLGKERKIVPTRWSITAVDDMAGKELADRILDFPWASDIKLFSGTHFGNHFEVLILPRAYSFELIEIWLPKTVWSGESSWIGEDSEGVDGKKGYSPLAGGYYAARLPVLEYLTEIKRQASVFVLREITPDYWAPLGVWVVREGMRNALTNPPETFDSLEAAVSSLACRVKTQKSEWTQKAKMLSDFRFQTTLDSFFKV; this comes from the coding sequence GTGAAAGACATACTGTGTATCAAGTGCAAGGGAAAAGGACTTTGTGGGCGCCCCCGCTGCCCAATTCTGGAGAAATTTAAATCCTTGCAATCGATTTCACCTGTTATCTCAGGAGATTCTATATTTGGGGCTTCTCCCCCGGCTCTTTTTGTAGGAAGCTACGGCTACCCCAGGGTTTCGGCAGGCCCCCTGATTCCTCCCTCATCAACGGAAAACGAAGTTTTGCTTCTTGAAGACCCTTCAGCCTGGGGAAACATGCAGATAGAAGATATCATCTCCATGCGCTCCCGTATGGTCAGGGCAAACACGAGCCTGCATATAAAAGATGCACGGAGTAAAGAAAATCCTCTTCTTGCAAAGGCTCAGGAGCTGGCTCTCTCCAGAAAACCAGTAGATACTGAAGCCTGGTTTTTTAAAGCCCCCAAACAGGAACTCAAGTTCGATGCCGTCCTCACACCTATGGGCCCTTCCGGGCTTGTGAAAAACTTTGAACTGACCGAAAACCCGGATGTTCCGAAAAAAGTGGATTACCTTGTCTATGATACCGATGCCCTTGCAAAAGACGCCGTGACTGAACTTTTAAAAAATAACGTTTCTACGGAACACATCACACGCCTTTTTTCTATAGGCCTGCTCGGGAAAGAGCGTAAAATAGTGCCTACCCGCTGGTCCATTACAGCCGTGGACGATATGGCAGGAAAGGAGCTTGCAGACCGTATACTGGATTTCCCGTGGGCTTCAGACATTAAGCTTTTCAGCGGAACACATTTTGGAAACCATTTTGAAGTCCTCATCCTCCCGCGGGCTTATTCCTTTGAACTTATTGAAATCTGGCTCCCAAAAACAGTCTGGTCTGGAGAATCAAGCTGGATAGGAGAGGACAGCGAAGGCGTGGACGGAAAAAAAGGATATTCCCCTCTTGCAGGAGGTTATTATGCAGCAAGACTTCCCGTACTCGAGTATCTGACAGAAATCAAAAGACAGGCTTCGGTCTTTGTGCTGAGGGAAATCACTCCTGATTACTGGGCTCCTCTCGGGGTCTGGGTGGTCAGGGAGGGCATGAGAAATGCTCTAACAAATCCTCCTGAAACCTTTGATTCCCTGGAAGCAGCGGTTTCGAGTCTTGCATGCAGGGTAAAAACCCAAAAATCAGAGTGGACACAGAAGGCAAAGATGCTCTCTGACTTCCGGTTCCAGACAACGCTTGATTCTTTTTTCAAGGTTTAA